Within Anopheles ziemanni chromosome 2, idAnoZiCoDA_A2_x.2, whole genome shotgun sequence, the genomic segment GCGCTGGATGAGCCGCTCGTTTGATTAACTTCGATCCTGGACAGTTGGTTGTCAGCTGCTGATAAAATCTCAAGGGTTGGTGAGATTTTCAGCGATGTAAGGCCATTCCCATCTATGTTGAGGTTTTTCAGTGTGTCCTGGAAGTCTGTGGTCGTCAGATCGAAGCTCACGAACTTGTTGTAACCCAGATTAAGTGTGTCAATTCGCAACAAGTTGCTGAAGAGGCGAGGGTGTAGAGTGCTTAACTTGTTGTGGGCGAGGAAGATACTCTTCAGCCGCAAAGCTCCCTCGAAAACGGCAGGGTCCAACTGTTCGATAGCATTGTTCTCCAAGGAAAGGCTTTCTAGAGAGAACAGATTATGGAAGATTCCATTTGGCAATGTGGATAGTTGATTATTGCTCAGATCCAGGGTGATCAGTTGGTCAAGACTATCAAAAATGCCAATAGAAAGGTTAGTAACCTTTATATTTTGTAGCTTCAGAGTTGCGAGTCTGCTGGTTTCCTGGAACAAATCTTTGTCCAACGTTTTCAACGGATTGCTGGAAAGATCTAAGTAGTTAAGGTTAAACACAGGATCAAATACTCTCGGCTCCAACGTGGTCAAGTTGTTGTTTGATAGCGTCAGCTCCTGGAGCCATGGGACATCTTTGAAGAAATATGTGGGAAGCGTCGACAGGTCGTTGTTGCTTGAAATCGTTAAAACTTCTAATGAGGCATAACAGGCTTGGAAGAAATCTACAGGCAAGCTGGAAAATCGGGAACCTCGCATGTACAGCTTCTTGAGCGTTGTTTTATTGCTCAGAAAATGATTGGGAACAACCCAGCTATCCGCCGAAATGGAAATTTCTTCCAGTTGATTGAACTTATTTAAACCGCTCAAATCTTCAATGCTCACTCCCAAATTGTCATTTATATAGAATTTTCTCAGCTCACTAATGCCATTCAAATTATTGCGTCCCACTTGGGAAATTGCGTTTCCAGACAGATCCAGAGTTTCCAGCGTGGATAGGAATGCAATAGAATCGTTACCGAGACTGCTCAGGCCTGTGTTTTTCAGCGACAACAGTTCAGATTGATAATTTAATGTTGCAAAAGAGCCATTTGTAATACGATTTAGAGGATTTCCGTCCAATCGGAGGCTCCTCATTCCATGTACGAAGCGTTTTTCTAATGATCCAGTTAGTCGGTTTTCCGCTAAATTCAATTCGCGAAGGTACATGGTTCCAGCAAATGTACCCTCCGGAATGTTCGCAATCCGGTTCTTGTCGAGGTCTAATTCTATCAAGAGTGGATGTTGTGCTACGGAAATGTGTTCAATCACGTTATTTGACAGGTAAAGTCGAGACAAAGCTCGCCATTCGTTATCAACAGAGGTTGaattgatgttgttgtttttcagcGACAATGTTTCCAGTGACGACAGTTTCGTTATTCCTTTCGGGATGGCCTCCAGATGATTACTATCCATATTCAGCTCTCCAAGATTCGTCACTCCCAGAAAAAAATCATCCGATAGGTTGTGGAACCGATTGTTGGACAGGTCGAGCTTGGTTAGGCTTTCGAGCGACaacgaaatgttttgcagacgATTCCCGCTGAGGTTGAGGTTTcccaatttttttaaacagttcaATGCTTCGGGAGGCACACGACTAAGCTTGTTTCCCACGAGTGATACAGTCTCTAATTGTTCATGCGCGCACAAAACACCCTCATCGATCGTCCTGATGTCATTACCATCCAAATCGAGTAACCACAGTTGTTTCAATCCTTCCAGAGAACGGTTTGTTAAAGCTTTGATATGATTGTTGTTCAGCTCAAGTACGGCAACGGATTCAAGTTTCCGGAACGTGCCATCATCTATGGACGATATGCCGTTATTTGCTAGGCTCAGTGTTTTCAACTTCGTTAAATGATCAAATGTGCCGGGTTTGATGTGACGTAGATCGTTGTTTTCTAACTGCAGGCTATCCAACTCGGTCAGGCTGTTAAACAATGCTTCATCTAGAGTTTGTAACCGGTTGTACTGCAACTCCAATGTTTGTAAGCTTCTCAATGTGTTGAAAGTGTCAGGATCAAGATGTCTAATTGAGTTATTGCTCAGGATCAACCTTCTGTATAGGTTAACGGTATCACGAAACAATTCGTTAGGCAGTTCTTGCAACAAATTATTTCCCAAGTCTAGATAAGCGAGCAGACTGAGCGATGAGAATGTTGCCGGTGAGAGAGTCTTCAGATTGTTCGAGTTCAAATTCATATAATCCAACTTTACCAATGGCTTGAAAACGTCTGGGTCGATCGAGGCGATCCGATTGCCTTGCAAATCGAGCGTTCTAAGCTGCGGCGTACCAACGAAGACATTGCTGTTGAGATTTTCGATATCGTTTTTATCCAGGTACAGCACCTCCAACGAAAGCAGATCGTCGAACAGATGATCCTCCAGTTCCCTGATGCGGTTTTCAATTAAAGATATCCGTTGCAGATTTCTTAGGCCAGCAAAAAGCTTGGGGGGAAGTTTTCGTATGTTGTTTTTATCCAAATCAATATCTTCCAACCTCGACAATCCTTGGAAGGTGAACTCGCCGATAGTGGCGATCTGATTGCTCCGAATTTGGATAGTTGTCAAGTTTTTTGCATTGACAAACGAATTACGGTCCAGTTCCTTGATGAGGTTGTCATCCAAGATGAGCGTTTGCAACGCATGCGCCTGGGCAAATGTATCTGGATGTATGGCTAACACACCCGCTCCAGATGCGCTCAATTCGTTTATTCTGTTCCCATTTTCACCATCGAAAAGTGACGTCGGAATTGTAGGCAAACTCGATTCATAAAACTCCACACTGATTGGCCCATCTTCCGCAGTCAGTAAAAATGTTGTAGATTTTCCATGCGTGATGACTTCTTCTCGTTTTAGCTCAAAGCGGCAGTCATTACCAGAACACTCGTACAAAGGTTTTGCAAAACTTATCGTAACGTAAAAGAACAGTAGAACAGCTATCAGTGTGCTaaagaaaagggaaggaaaacagaaaacatgttCACTATTTAATTCAAAATTCACTTCTAAGCATAGCTTATTCAATCCGCAAAACTACCTTGCTCTTGCAAAGCCCATTTTCACACAAAACGATCTGCTTCTACTCGCTGCCAGATCGGAACTAATACGTCTGAACCGTTCAATGTGACCATTACACCCAGGCTTCGCGAACGGACGCAAAAACTAGAATAACCGTATCAAGAACCTGCTGAGGTTTACGGCATCATTATCGTTCGTTTTGGCAAGGTCAATTGAATGACAGCTCAAGTTCCATGGAATGAgtcatttttttaacacttttgattatttattcatcTAGTCTGGTCTGGGACATTACAGCACACCGGCCTAATCTGATGATTGTTGGTCGATCTTCTTCACACTTCCTCCAAGACTAGCATAGGCATTTAATCACCAACATGCTTCGCAAGACATGTGTCCGCAGTGGAGGATTTAACGGTGtgcggactgagcggccgcggaGGGCCCCGAGCTAGCAAGGCGCCCCGAACCTCCAAGGGTCAAGTTCGCAAGAATTATGCTTAGAAAAACATTCTATAGAGCTCATCAACATTAGTTTATGATCCACAGGTTGAAATGTGATCAATCTTACAATAAAGggaaattttattgtattctATAGAAATTAATGCTTAGAATCATAAGGAAATGATGTAACGATAGTCCAGTAAATAATCAAAGTTGAAGTAtaacgaaggaaaaattttGTATAGcaaatcaattgaaaaaagGCATGTGTTTGTATCAAAACAACATGGTTTTCGAATATATCAAGTATAGGACTAAAATAATGCGTTGAAAAACTTAAAtggtttcatttatttgattACGCGCAAATGAGTTTTTTACATATCCTTTTGGATGTTGGATTTACGCGCAAATGAGTTTTTTACATATCCTTTTGGATGGTGCATTCATATCAAAACACTGCTCACCATTCCAAGTGAAAAACCTTCTACAAAAAGAGGTGCGTGTTTAAAGGAGTACTTTAAGCGATTCTTGAATGAGAAAGTATAATAGCAAAACTTTTCAACATACTATTAATTGAATAAGAattgttgaacaaaattaataaaaccaaCCGTCGAGGACttcgaagaaaagcaaaaaagtaaTTGGTAACGATGGTTTGATGAAAAGTATACAAATTAGAAGAAAATTCATCATATTTTACGGTATTGCATAGGGGCCCCGATCATTTTAGCGCTTAGGGCCCCCATGAGTGTAGACCCGCTACTGTGTGTCCGTATGGCATAGCATGGTAGTTTTTTTGGGCTTCCAAGCTAGTTTTTCGACTCACGAAACATTGTTCTTCCAAGTGACTTCTTGTGTTTACAACAGTAACTCTTTAGATAAGCATATTTGTATTAACAGAAAATAACGAACTTAAATATTGTTGTATGCTGAAAAGCTATACAAAAATGATAGCACAACTATATACTTACCACTACCTACTTTAAGGGTTTATTATACTTTTTCGGGTCTGGGTTAGTATAAACTACTAATAGTTATAGTCGCAATAGACGTCATGCCAAGTTTGCTCCTAGTGCAACATACTCTGAACGGACGTATTGTGTTCGAGGGTTCCATAAGGTAAATGACACATTGCATGGGTAGCTTCGACTTGTTACGGTTTTCTGGGGGCGCTTCTagacaaacaaaaccacagGTTCCATCTTCACCAACAGTTTGTAATATTCTTCCTGTATCTTTCTTGTCCCTTTCTTTCGCCGGCATCTAATGCAGCGTAAATTGTGTGCAAATTTCCGAACAATAATATGTACAGCGCCCCGAGGATATCCTTCGGTTGCTACCGGTATCAGGATTTGATAGCAAACGTACACAGCGCGTCCAGCATTCAAACGATCATGCGTAAAGCTGTAATTAGTTCTGCCATTTACAAACCAAGCTACTGTATTTGACACGACTCGGCGGCCCGAGTCGCTATCACGAAACTTCTGCGCGCTAAGACACGCGGAGTATAATCTCCCGATCGCACGTCGCAAGTACATCCTTCCGGACGGGTGGGTTTTGgttcttttccctttcgacGGTTTACACGGCACGCCGGGCCAACAAATACCTTTGCCTCGTAGGCAAACGGGCCGATATAATCTGCTTCTGGTTGTGCTTCCCACAACTCGTACCCCCGCTCGCCGACCTAATGTTTGCAAATTCAAACTACCGAACATCCCCTGACAAGATATCATCTCATCCCCGTCAAGTCCTTGGTCCGTTGCCACCGGGCGATTGCGGTTTGCACCGAATTTGTGTGCCTATTCAACCGGAGAATAAAATatatgtcgaaaaaaaaacaaggttaCAGAAGTCAACGGTAGGGCAGACAAGGGTTCGAAGGGACCTTCCGAAAAACAGATAACCTTCGCGCCTCAACACCGTCCGGCAACggcataaataaaacacacttgAGCGCAAGAAATGGACAACGCGGACCAGGTTTGATTTGAAATGCTAATTTGTGCCTGCTTCAGTCCGTGCTTCCTTCACAACGCCGTTCGAAGGagcaaagacacacacacacacgcagttGTGCACAATCGCGATCACACTCCTCCCCCTGAGGGCAGAAGATCTCGATCTCGGACTGCTGCATGGAAGAAGATTCTTGAAACATGAGGCGTTCCCGGATAGCTTTCTGGGGATTTGTTTCGGTTGCATGTagctacctttttttttttttggggagcCTTTTCCTTCCCCAACGCCTTTGTACTTCACGGCGACTACTTGAGCGCGACTTTTTCGCCATGTTGCGCCAGCGGCCTTTAGAGACCTTATTTTCCTTATTTCGATTCCCGCTCAAGGTCTCCCGGGGAGGGATTTTTCGGTCCCGCTGTTTCCAGTGGCCCCCGACTTTCGAGAAGGACACAAACGCTCGAAGCGATCCGAGCTGGGCGTGCTGACGGATTTCGGCGGATTTCGGAAAAGGATGCCAGAATGGCAATGTCAAAGTCCTACCGAAAACCCGAACCGCCGGACCGACTATCGCAAGGATATTATTAATGAAGATTAATGACTGGCTAGTCATCATCGACATGATCCTTCTACCGGTGCCTGATAGTTTAATAATGCTgccactaaaaaaaaaaaaaacaaagattgGGGCGAAAAGGAATACGCGGTTCTGTTTCGAAGGGCTCCTAACGGGATCAATTCAGCCGTTTTAAAGAGCCCTACATTGTAGAGCATGCCCGCAATGTGTGTTCTCGATTGTGATCGTTTAAGCAACACATGCCGGCACATGCGTTCGATATTTGGGGCAAAAGTTTTAAAGTGTGTCATCGAAACAAAccggaaattttatttttcgaaaaaaaaatcacccatGATCATACAAAAAATAGGGTGGGGATACGCTCAATGAAAAGATGCTCTAATATGTATATTCTTACTGACCATCGTTTTCCTAGATCGTTTAGATCTCTTGCTGCTGCGAATGTTGAACCCTTTTATATCTTAGTAGTTGGCCTCCTTTAAGATGCAACGAGGCGGCATACAGCTTTCACTTATCAATAGTGATTTTTACATATTtctttaaagttgtttcaactCTTTCTAGTGCAGATGTTTTGTAGCACAACAAACTAccttaaaatttcaaatatgtttttcaataGAGAAAAGTGTGGTCCTTAATTTAAGTGCAAGCAGAGACATTATTAATTGTTCCTGGAGTCAATAGGAATGATtctattgaaaataaacctTCTAAGACAAATAGTCTAGGGTTGCGAGTAACAAGTAATTCCTataatacttttattttaaatgagcGTCCAATTTCTGTTCTGCACTTTCAATTTCTTTAATTAATGAAATCATAGATTTCAATTTTACGAATGAAAATCCTTTAGCACAGGCTGACTTTTGGCAGAAGTTAAAATGATGCCCATTGAGGATGAAATTGTtgtgaattaaatttttaatagaCGAGTTTTTAGAGACGCTTCATGAAATTGCAATTGATGCATGTGTTAATCTACAATTAAAATGCATGGTATTGTTGCGTTCTTATTTCTTCTAAAAATACTCTAAAAACGGTTTCGAGGAAACAGGTGAATATTTAGCAAACTCATTATCCTTGTGTAACGGGCAGACATTGGCACCAAACGGTTATTCTAATCCAAACCCCCCCGATCCGAAACCAACAAATcgagaaccaaacaaaacctGTGCAGATTTTGatttccttcattttcaataatgaaaattgttttccggACTAAAAATGGACCAGACGGGCGGACAAGGGCATCGAACGTGAGCCGTTGATCAAACGCTCGCTTCCCCCCTGCTCGCTTCCCCCCTGCTCGCTTTGCTCAGAGGTTTGGCGCTAGACTTCTGGCGGAGATTCGCTGCGAGAAATTAGCATATAATGAGTCCAATCATAACGtaaacatatgttttgatttcaccAATCGATTAATGCCCATTCACGGAGCCTTCGAAGGAGATTCTTGAGGAAGTTTCGGCCCGCATGGGTCCGTTTATCAAATTAGACTCTTGGCCAGCTCGGAGCCCGGCTGGCACCAGTCGTACTGTAGCGATTATTATTCCGACCATTGGCATGGCGGTGATCGGAGATGGTTTTGGGAAAGGGTGAAAATTTGATTAGCCAACCGTTCTTCGGGGGAGAGGTTCTCAGAACATCAGCAAGGACACGATGCGGCTTTGACGAGTTTCGATGGAAGGTGCATGACGATCACGAGTAATCGAAAAGGACATGGTTTTGGTGGAGCTTTCAAATCGATTCATTCCTCGGTTATGAGGGCGCTAGGGAAGGAAACCGCAGGGTTGGGTGGGTAGCGTTACGACCACGATCGAAGCAAGACAAATAATCGTCTAGTTccgttttcacttttccttgcAGCAGGAGCTTTTCGATTCCCCAAGTTCTTGGAGCTGGCCGTGTTTTCTGGCACTTCTGGGACCTTATGGTATGGCTGCTGCTCTTCATGATGCTAATGATGATGAGACGAACCTCCCTGCGCGTCGTGAGCGAGAGAAAGATGATTGGCAAGAAGGGACGAACACCGAAAGAAGCAGGTGATTTTCTTCCTACGTTCGCGTTACACTGGTTTCTTGTACGAGCCTCCCTGATCATTTAATCATTCAGATTGCAGCGCGCATAATTGGACGGTTTATCGTACTAAACACACCAATTTCGatggttgggaaaaaaaacaaagcaacctAAAGCTGGCTTTTCCGATCAACGCTGACGCAGCAAAGGGGGAACCGTGTGCGCGATCGAATCCGGGTTTGATCGATTGGGTTTTTGGAAGGAAGCGGAAAATTATCGTTGACGCGTTGTTTGCTTCTGCCTGACGGTGGCTTACCtgttgcaaacacacacacacacagacaccctCAAACACACAAATAGTGAATCACGGACCTCGCGTCTGCTTTCCGGTTTatgttatatatttttccaatcgacattttccacccatttttgTTGAGGCCCAAAATCGGTTTGCCTGCCTCCCCTTGCCCACCCTCAGCCTCCCCGGTGTGTGGTAAACGGaaaaatcgaaatgaaatttcGTACGGGCTGCGATGTTTAAGCCGCATCGAACTCTACCGGGGCGATGCGCCGTTATCACGCGGAACACCGtgggaacggaaaagaaatccAAGATGTTTTCCCGAAAATAAGCCCGGGCCGAAAATTGCACCGACCACCGGCCGGCCCGCGGAAAGGAAATGATTACGATAAACGGTTCGGCAATTAGGTGTAGTGCcgttttatgattttcatCACTCGCATTAGAACGGCGCATGGGCGAGTGCAGCGCTGCAGGATGTTGTTGAATCGAGGATGCACGCGGAAGAAGATCGTCTAGCATCAGCAGGCGGGTGGCTATCTTTCTTTGCAGCGGATTCAAATTATTTGCCAAAACTTTTAGCATCCTTTCAGCAACGGCACCGTTCTAataatttcactttttttttcttaaaatggaAAGATGGTACTGCTATGCTTATTTCCCCGTGAATCAGTTGAACAATAAAGTAAACTTTTATAAATTTGTATCGATCCGTACGATAAAGTTTTCACTTGTTTCCGTTACGA encodes:
- the LOC131294223 gene encoding toll-like receptor 6, translated to MGFARASTLIAVLLFFYVTISFAKPLYECSGNDCRFELKREEVITHGKSTTFLLTAEDGPISVEFYESSLPTIPTSLFDGENGNRINELSASGAGVLAIHPDTFAQAHALQTLILDDNLIKELDRNSFVNAKNLTTIQIRSNQIATIGEFTFQGLSRLEDIDLDKNNIRKLPPKLFAGLRNLQRISLIENRIRELEDHLFDDLLSLEVLYLDKNDIENLNSNVFVGTPQLRTLDLQGNRIASIDPDVFKPLVKLDYMNLNSNNLKTLSPATFSSLSLLAYLDLGNNLLQELPNELFRDTVNLYRRLILSNNSIRHLDPDTFNTLRSLQTLELQYNRLQTLDEALFNSLTELDSLQLENNDLRHIKPGTFDHLTKLKTLSLANNGISSIDDGTFRKLESVAVLELNNNHIKALTNRSLEGLKQLWLLDLDGNDIRTIDEGVLCAHEQLETVSLVGNKLSRVPPEALNCLKKLGNLNLSGNRLQNISLSLESLTKLDLSNNRFHNLSDDFFLGVTNLGELNMDSNHLEAIPKGITKLSSLETLSLKNNNINSTSVDNEWRALSRLYLSNNVIEHISVAQHPLLIELDLDKNRIANIPEGLSSLGNDSIAFLSTLETLDLSGNAISQVGRNNLNGISELRKFYINDNLGVSIEDLSGLNKFNQLEEISISADSWVVPNHFLSNKTTLKKLYMRGSRFSSLPVDFFQACYASLEVLTISSNNDLSTLPTYFFKDVPWLQELTLSNNNLTTLEPRVFDPVFNLNYLDLSSNPLKTLDKDLFQETSRLATLKLQNIKVTNLSIGIFDSLDQLITLDLSNNQLSTLPNGIFHNLFSLESLSLENNAIEQLDPAVFEGALRLKSIFLAHNKLSTLHPRLFSNLLRIDTLNLGYNKFVSFDLTTTDFQDTLKNLNIDGNGLTSLKISPTLEILSAADNQLSRIEVNQTSGSSSALTQLSAQRNRFNSFNNFVQFKSLVDLDVSFNDFSELDIGTISTKLQDLRKLNVSNSHSLRARRRFQIISSAKLIV